From Pedobacter aquae:
GAATACCTTTTACAGGGATGTTTCTGCTTTTTAACAATTCGTAACTTAAGAGTGTATGGTTAATGCTGCCTAAATAATGTTGAGATACTAAAATTACTTCTGCTTTTAGCTGAGCTATTAAGTCTACTATCAAAAACTGCTGATTTAGCGGAACCATTAAGCCACCAGCGCCCTCAATAACTAAGGTGTTTTGCGTTTCTGGTACTTTAATAGTGTTGATGTCTATTTCAATACCATCTAAACGGGCTGATAAATGTGGCGAAAGAGGCTGTGTAAGTTTGTAAACTTCTGGATGAAAATAAGTTTTATCGTTACTTACCAATTGTTTAACGGTGATGGTATCAGAGTTTTCTAAATCTCCTGATTGTATGGGTTTCCAATAATCGGCTTTTAAATGCTCTGTTACAATGGCTGATGTTACGGTTTTTCCTACGCCTGTGCCTATGCCTGTGATAAAAATGGGTTTCAACATATTATATTTTAGTTAAAGCTTCACTTAATTTTTCTATTTCTTCGTCTGTATTAAAGGTATGTAAACAAATTCTTAACCTTTCTTTGCCTTCTGG
This genomic window contains:
- the bioD gene encoding dethiobiotin synthase produces the protein MLKPIFITGIGTGVGKTVTSAIVTEHLKADYWKPIQSGDLENSDTITVKQLVSNDKTYFHPEVYKLTQPLSPHLSARLDGIEIDINTIKVPETQNTLVIEGAGGLMVPLNQQFLIVDLIAQLKAEVILVSQHYLGSINHTLLSYELLKSRNIPVKGILFNGHNPDSEAYITQYTKLKHLGTIPVLNNLDKNSVKEAGKHLTL